From Streptomonospora salina, the proteins below share one genomic window:
- a CDS encoding beta-1,3-glucanase family protein, translated as MFDRRSFLRTTGGAALAAPLLGAAACSPSAVGSRLAADGKAASAGALPVSFRNDSGYPDSAVRLYIVGTDTSTGEQGRVRPDGTFAPVRLSDNTDDGYTDYAIPLTEAGGLTLPFMSGRIYLALEGELAFKVVEDGNGDAALQYPAGWVESDDSFDVLHDTVEFTHDATGMYCNTSMVDSFCVPLAIALSGEREQSTGRLKPGGRDTVFDAMLADPDYSPLVVGDRRRVIAPGHGIDSGRFSADYYASYIDRVWSRYSGTDLRVTTNAGTFTGRVDGAGRLAFDGGVAPIEKPSTRDVFFCDGALTAPNDGITGPVAAILGAAFNRSTLLDTAEHPVAEASAFYNADVTNKYAGVFHEATEDGRAYGFAFDDVSGFASYIQDHAPDSFEVSLTPF; from the coding sequence ATGTTCGATCGACGTTCGTTCCTGCGCACGACCGGAGGAGCCGCCCTGGCCGCCCCACTGCTCGGCGCGGCCGCCTGCAGCCCCTCCGCCGTCGGCTCCCGGCTCGCCGCCGACGGGAAGGCCGCTTCGGCCGGGGCGCTTCCGGTGTCGTTCAGAAACGACAGCGGCTACCCCGACAGCGCCGTGCGGCTCTACATCGTCGGCACCGACACCTCCACCGGCGAGCAGGGGCGGGTCCGCCCCGACGGAACCTTCGCGCCGGTGCGGCTGTCCGACAACACCGACGACGGCTACACCGACTACGCCATCCCGCTGACCGAAGCGGGCGGGCTGACGCTGCCCTTCATGTCCGGGCGCATCTACCTCGCGCTGGAAGGCGAGCTCGCCTTCAAAGTCGTCGAGGACGGCAACGGCGACGCCGCTCTGCAGTACCCGGCCGGGTGGGTGGAGTCCGACGACAGCTTCGACGTCCTGCACGACACCGTGGAGTTCACCCACGACGCGACCGGCATGTACTGCAACACCTCGATGGTGGACTCGTTCTGCGTCCCCCTGGCCATCGCGCTCAGCGGCGAGCGCGAGCAGTCGACCGGCCGGCTCAAGCCCGGCGGGCGCGACACGGTCTTCGACGCGATGCTCGCCGACCCCGACTACTCCCCGCTCGTGGTCGGCGACCGCCGCCGGGTGATCGCGCCCGGCCACGGCATCGACTCCGGGCGCTTCTCCGCCGACTACTACGCGTCCTACATCGACCGCGTGTGGTCCCGCTACAGCGGCACCGACCTGCGCGTCACCACCAACGCGGGCACCTTCACCGGCCGGGTCGACGGGGCGGGGCGGCTGGCCTTCGACGGCGGGGTGGCCCCGATCGAGAAGCCCTCCACCCGCGACGTGTTCTTCTGCGACGGAGCGCTGACGGCCCCCAACGACGGCATCACCGGGCCGGTCGCAGCGATCCTCGGCGCGGCGTTCAACCGCTCGACCCTGCTGGACACCGCCGAGCACCCGGTGGCCGAGGCGTCGGCTTTCTACAACGCCGACGTCACCAACAAGTACGCCGGGGTGTTCCACGAGGCCACCGAGGACGGCCGCGCCTACGGGTTCGCGTTCGACGACGTCTCGGGCTTCGCCTCCTACATCCAGGACCACGCCCCGGACTCCTTCGAGGTCAGCCTGACCCCGTTCTGA
- a CDS encoding CBS domain-containing protein yields MLIAEILRNKGSGVVAVAPGDSVAGLLTLLARHNIGAVVVMDGGRVAGVASERDIVRALDRRGPALLEEPVSGIMTAGVVTCTTEDTDDTLTVLMTENRIRHVPVLAGDSPVGIVSIGDVVKARISRLEHERRQLEAYITQG; encoded by the coding sequence ATGCTGATCGCTGAGATTCTGCGCAACAAGGGGTCGGGCGTCGTGGCCGTGGCCCCCGGGGATTCGGTGGCCGGGCTGCTGACCCTGCTGGCCCGCCACAACATCGGTGCCGTGGTGGTGATGGACGGCGGCAGGGTCGCCGGCGTCGCCTCCGAGCGCGACATCGTCCGCGCGCTGGACCGGCGCGGGCCCGCGCTGCTGGAGGAGCCGGTCTCCGGGATCATGACCGCCGGCGTCGTCACCTGCACGACCGAGGACACCGACGACACACTCACCGTTCTGATGACCGAGAACCGCATCCGGCACGTGCCCGTACTGGCCGGCGATTCGCCCGTGGGGATCGTCAGTATCGGCGATGTGGTCAAGGCCCGCATCAGCCGGCTGGAGCACGAACGCCGCCAACTGGAGGCCTACATCACCCAAGGCTGA
- a CDS encoding NAD(P)-dependent oxidoreductase — translation MRITVFGAAGSVGAHTVTEALDRGHEVTAAVRDPARAAGLPIRATRADAADTAATEALCRRSDLVISATRPATDREPELVTTARSLLTATARAGTRLLLVGGAATLTVPGSGGRTVADAPGFPAELRPIARACADQLAVCRRDTRADWTYLSPPSLLDTGERTGRYRLGRDELVVDAAGNSRISAADLAVVLLDEAEHPEHRRARFTAAY, via the coding sequence ATGCGCATCACCGTCTTCGGAGCGGCCGGAAGCGTCGGCGCGCACACCGTCACCGAAGCGCTGGACCGCGGCCACGAGGTCACTGCGGCCGTCCGCGACCCCGCGCGCGCCGCCGGACTGCCCATTCGCGCCACCCGCGCCGACGCCGCCGACACCGCCGCGACAGAAGCGCTGTGCCGCCGCAGCGACCTGGTGATCAGTGCCACCCGGCCCGCAACCGACCGCGAACCCGAGCTCGTCACCACCGCCCGATCCCTACTGACCGCGACCGCCCGCGCGGGCACCCGGCTGCTGCTGGTGGGCGGCGCGGCCACCCTCACCGTCCCCGGTTCCGGCGGCAGGACCGTCGCCGACGCGCCCGGTTTCCCTGCGGAACTGCGCCCGATCGCGCGTGCCTGCGCCGACCAGCTCGCCGTCTGCCGCCGGGACACCCGCGCCGACTGGACCTACCTGAGCCCCCCGTCCCTGCTGGACACGGGCGAGCGGACCGGCCGATACCGACTGGGCCGCGACGAGCTCGTCGTCGACGCCGCCGGGAACTCGCGGATCTCCGCTGCCGACCTGGCGGTGGTGCTGCTGGACGAGGCCGAGCACCCGGAGCACCGCCGCGCTCGGTTCACCGCCGCCTACTAG